Proteins encoded by one window of Agelaius phoeniceus isolate bAgePho1 chromosome 3, bAgePho1.hap1, whole genome shotgun sequence:
- the CITED2 gene encoding cbp/p300-interacting transactivator 2, giving the protein MADHMMAMNHGRFPDGSGGLHHHPAHRMGLGQFPTPHHHHQQQQPPQQHAFSALMGDHIHYGAGSMNASSGVRHAMGPGSVSGGHPAGSMPPPARFSGSQFMAPPVASPGGQLSASMQLQKLNNQYFSHHPYPHSHYMPDLHAGSHQLNGGSQQHFRDCNPKHGGGGGGSGLPPAVPHVPAAMLPPNVIDTDFIDEEVLMSLVIEMGLDRIKELPELWLGQNEFDFMTDFVCKQQPSRVSC; this is encoded by the coding sequence ATGGCAGACCACATGATGGCCATGAACCACGGGCGATTCCCCGACGGATCGGGCGGGCTCCACCACCACCCTGCGCATCGGATGGgcttggggcagtttcccaccccccatcaccaccaccagcagcagcagccgccgcagcaGCACGCCTTCAGCGCCCTGATGGGCGACCATATACATTACGGAGCTGGGAGTATGAACGCGAGCAGCGGGGTGAGGCACGCCATGGGGCCGGGCAGCGTGAGCGGAGGGCACCCGGCCGGCAGCatgccgccccccgcccgcttCAGCGGCTCCCAGTTCATGGCCCCCCCCGTCGCCAGCCCGGGAGGACAGCTGAGCGCCAGCATGCAGCTCCAGAAGCTGAACAACCAGTACTTCAGCCACCACCCCTACCCCCACAGCCACTACATGCCGGACTTGCACGCCGGTAGCCACCAGCTGAACGGCGGCAGCCAGCAGCATTTCAGGGACTGCAACCCCAAgcacggcggcggcggcggcggcagcggcttGCCGCCCGCCGTCCCCCACGTCCCCGCGGCAATGCTGCCGCCCAATGTCATAGACACGGACTTCATCGACGAGGAGGTCCTCATGTCCTTAGTCATCGAAATGGGGCTGGATCGCATCAAGGAGCTTCCCGAGCTGTGGTTGGGACAGAACGAGTTTGACTTCATGACAGACTTCGTTTGCAaacagcagcccagcagggtgAGCTGCTGa